gatctaTGGACGAGGCTATAGTGAGATCTGTAGTTAATTTAGCAGTAGCGATTATTGCCTGAATGCGTTGCTGCTACGTTACATAGCAGTAGCACTGTCTATTTtaatgcgctgctgctataactggcctcgcggcggcgtcgtggcaattttagcagtagcgccgcttgGAGTgcgcgcgctactgataaacttgtttcagcagcgagtttccacagaccgcgctactgctacttagcagcagcgcctgattttatagcgcgctgctggtaagattctgtgtataggcttttccctattagtgttgcctggttgctttggcaagagaggggggtcgtcaacaccgtagtcgtactgggtaacagcggcgtcggtctcggtgtctagcgagagaagagggggaagaaacaataaatattaagcaaacagatgcatagcgatgcatgacatgacaagtatcggcgctaggggtgccctaacgcggtacgaggtggtaccggtgaagggggaaaacatctgggtaagtattcccggtgtttcgcgttttcggacagatggaccgaagggggaaagtcgcatgtttgctatgctagggatgcgtggcggacgaacgggctgcctattcggattcgtctcgtcgttctgaccaactttcatgtacaaagttttttatccgagttatggttaattttatatgaatttccaaagtttaaATGATTTTCTGGTTTTAATATTAATTCGAAATAAAAGAATAAAATGCTATAGGTACAGAAAGAGTGTACCCAGAGAGGTGCATATGTGGCTGACAGCGGgaccagttgactgggtcaactgcccagtcagtagaggctgactggtgggccagTCAAAGTCAACCGCccagtcaacgttgaccgttgacctgttcaacctgacaagtgggtcccacatgtcataggcggACATTTAATTAACCGCCTAACAGTTGATTGGcaggttaattaagtttaattatccTAGATTAAtccagttaattaaattaattaaacagagttaattaattattaattattttaattttttaattaattttatacttttttaattttaattttaattttcttTTTAACAAACGTTCTGGGCGCGGGGGCTACTTGTCATAGGCCCATGGCCTTAACGGGTGCGTGGGTTCGGGCGGAACCGGGCGAAGGGCGCCCGATTGGGGGGAAAACCCGGGCGCTGGCCTCGGGCAGGGCTCGCCGGCGAGACAGAGCGCCGCCACGGCGGGGGCGGCGGACGGCGCAGGGAAACAGAGCAGCGCGGCGCGGGAGGGGCCGGAGGAGCGCTGGGCAGCGATGCAGCGAGGAGCAGCAGGGTAACAGCGAGGCACGCGGGGCCGCGGCGGGCGCGTGAGCGAGTGTGGCGGAGGCGCGCGGGCGAGCGTGGCCTAGGCGCTCGGTAGGGCGCGCGTGCGAGCAAGCGACAGNNNNNNNNNNNNNNNNNNNNNNNNNNNNNNNNNNNNNNNNNNNNNNNNNNNNNNNNNNNNNNNNNNNNNNNNNNNNNNNNNNNNNNNNNNNNNNNNNNNNNNNNNNNNNNNNNNNNNNNNNNNNNNNNNNNNNNNNNNNNNNNNNNNNNNNNNNNNNNNNNNNNNNNNNNNNNNNNNNNNNNNNNNNNNNNNNNNNNNNNNNNNNNNNNNNNNNNNNNNNNNNNNNNNNNNNNNNNNNNNNNNNNNNNNNNNNNNNNNNNNNNNNNNNNNNNNNNNNNNNNNNNNNNNNNNNNNNNNNNNNNNNNNNNNNNNNNNNNNNNNNNNNNNNNNNNNNNNNNNNNNNNNNNNNNNNNNNNNNNNNNNNNNNNNNNNNNNNNNNNNNNNNNNNNNNNNNNNNNNNNNNNNNNNNNNNNNNNNNNNNNNNNNNNNNNNNNNNNNNNNNNNNNNNNNNNNNNNNNNNNNNNNNNNNNNNNNNNNNNNNNNNNNNNNNNNNNNNNNNNNNNNNNNNNNNNNNNNNNNNNNNNNNNNNNNNNNNNNNNNNNNNNNNNNNNNNNNNNNNNNNNNNNNNNNNNNNNNNNNNNNNNNNNNNNNNNNNNNNNNNNNNNNNNNNNNNNNNNNNNNNNNNNNNNNNNNNNNNNNNNNNNNNNNNNNNNNNNNNNNNNNNNNNNNNNNNNNNNNNNNNNNNNNNNNNNNNNNNNNNNNNNNNNNNNNNNNNNNNNNNNNNNNNNNNNNNNNNNNNNNNNNNNNNNNNNNNNNNNNNNNNNNNNNNNNNNNNNNNNNNNNNNNNNNNNNNNNNNNNNNNNNNNNNNNNNNNNNNNNNNNNNNNNNNNNNNNNNNNNNNNNNNNNNNNNNNNNNNNNNNNNNNNNNNNNNNNNNNNNNNNNNNNNNNNNNNNNNNNNNNNNNNNNNNNNNNNNNNNNNNNNNNNNNNNNNNNNNNNNNNNNNNNNNNNNNNNNNNNNNNNNNNNNNNNNNNNNNNNNNNNNNNNNNNNNNNNNNNNNNNNNNNNNNNNNNNNNNNNNNNNNNNNNNNNNNNNNNNNNNNNNNNNNNNNNNNNNNNNNNNNNNNNNNNNNNNNNNNNNNNNNNNNNNNNNNCttctttttttgttttagttttagtttttcctttttttgaatttcttttttttacttattttctattctgttttatttcattttaaatcatttaggcatTTTTTAATAAtatgttttctttactataattatctttgtaatatttggcaaccatcgaacatttttgtttcaacttttaaaaTTTTTTGTTGTTtgacattttttctttctttttttggattgttttttgaatcggtttgaactaacgaaagtttagcaacagtaatcaaagATGACATGCCATCATTAAAAgaattttactgtagcctaattatccaggcgtcacagtGATGCCGCTGGCCAGGGCCATGTATTTGTTCCAGCGATGTGCGGAATTGTTGCAGAGCGTATGGCTGCATTCATCCCCACGGGTGAGCAAGCACTCGTTTCGGTCTGGCCTCCCCTCGTCGGCGGACGGGCGCTCAGGCAGTGGTGGTGATCTAGATTTTGATTGGCCTATTTGGTGGTGGATGCAAACTACGTAGCTTTGACCTCCTGCGGCTCCATGGCGGCTGTGGCCATTGAAAATCTCCGTGAGGATTCATCCCTCCAGATTCGGTGCTTCGGCGATGGTAGCTTGATGCAGAGGAATGATTGTGCAGCGGCAACATTTGTATTGCGTGTAGCTGCTTGGATTGCGAAAAAGTGGTGGCGACGTCACATGAATGACTATAATGGTGGTGCTTCTGGAGCACCTAGTATCGAGCTCCGAGGTGAAAGCCCAGGTCTGACCCGAGTTAATTATACCTGGCAATGGCGACATTCATACGTTGTTACCTTGTTGAaagcattgctcggatatgctcgTACCGTTTTTTCAGGGTGTAAACCTAGATTCTATCCTTcggtggttggatccggtgacgcAGGCGCCTAGCGTCGCTCCCTTTGTGAAGGCGTTGCTAGCTGTTGAAGAATCTCGTCATTCACGTGttgtcatgagatggttggtgcggatatggtcttTCCTATACTTTGCCAATCAAGGATCTGATCACTTAGTTTTCTCTTTTTTTACCTCGCCTAttcatagctttggtcttatatgactttgttaTTTGTCCGCATGTGCTTTTGTGTGTGTTAGTGTTGGCTGTGTGTATCCTAACTATGCAGAGGCCGGCTATGTGCTCATCATGTTTGTATTCTTTTGATATTTCGTTTTGAGCCAATAAAATCCGCCCTTTATCGAAAAAGACATTGAGACGCTATCTTCACGTTGATTTTAGACTTGTNNNNNNNNNNNNNNNNNNNNNNNNNNNNNNNNNNNNNNNNNNNNNNNNNNNNNNNNNNNNNNNNNNNNNNNNNNNNNNNNNNNNNNNNNNNNNNNNNNNNNNNNNNNNNNNNNNNNNNNNNNNNNNNNNNNNNNNNNNNNNNNNNNNNNNNNNNNNNNNNNNNNNNNNNNNNNAAGAAAAGCAACCATGAATATACACACTAGCCAATTGCTTGGAGCATTTGTTCCCACTGGAAACCGCTATATTCATCGCAATCACCACACACTCAAGGCTCTCTTTTTGCTCCTGCAAATCTTTTGGATGCAACCActaacatttttatttttattctataAAGTTTTGTAATCACCTTCTTGAAAACCTTTATTTTACCAAGTTCCTTAGTTTCTACTCCCCAATCCTACTCTAGTTGTAAAGAGTCTAAGCATAGTAGATGTTAAGTGCGTATAGAGTTGCGTAACTGGCATACGAAACTTGAGAGATTAAGAAAACTATCTTTAGTTCCCTTTAGTTCGACACTTCATATACTTCCACATTCATCTTGGAGAGTGCTACAATAACTTCCTGCTTTTGGGGATTATCACGGCGCCAGCTGGACCACGACTGTCCCATCGCCCCAACACTCATAGGCCCCAAAAGCCGACCGAATGCAGGCCAGGCACCACCGCCGTTGTCAAGAGGTAGGACAACAGCCTCCGACCTGCGTCGCCTGCCAGCCAGATCTGCGTCCGCAGCTTAGGCATACTCCACCATCCACATTGTCCGTCACGCCGCTGCCGCACCTACGCGCCGTCGCCGCAACCACACGACGCCACACCGTCACACCCAACGCCCGCGCCACGCTCCGGCCCAGGGGAGCAAGCCCGTGATGCCCCTGCTGCACGAGAGAACGCCATGGCCTCGTCGCTGTCGGCACCGGTCGAGCTTCGCCCGACCACGCCCTCTGGCTCGGCGAAGCGGGAACGCGAGAGGCTGGCAGCGGGGACCTAGGTCGCCCTCCCCCTCACCTCGCAGggcggcacgggaggggctttctttttttttttctgggggagggggagggggggtttGTCTacggcacatctagatgtgtcttatttattgcacatctaaatgacACAATCAAGtatggaaagaaaaagaaaaggcaaaaaaaaATCCCACACGAATCTTCATATAAGGTCAATGACATagaacttagatgtgcaatacttataacACGTGTAGATGTGCTTTAGCTAAACTTTTTTTTGTCTGCTGGATCCTAAATTCCTCCACCTCAGCTGGCAGGAACTCGTTGGCCTCACGCCCTCACCACCAACGTGGGCACCTCGCGCCGGACTGATTCTCAATCCACCCCCTTAATCCTCGTCTCGCTCGGTGTCGTGCGAGCAAGGCACGCCCTAATTATTCCGCCGCATTTGTTTACCTCAGCCGGCCAGCCGGCCAGCCCATCGACGGACGTCGTGCGGCGTTAGTAGCCTGCGCATCTCGCCGCCATTTTTACTCGCAACTACTCTAATCACCAGCAGCATCAGGACCATTAATGCCCGCATCACAGGAGGAATGTATATCACCGACCGCGATCTCTTTCATGATCGCAGCACGATGCGTCCATCGTTTTTAGGCATATATATGCCGAGGCAACAGAGTCAACGGCTGACCTTGTGGGATTAATACTGCCGTGTTTTTGTCAACGTTGAAGTGCACGAAAGGTGGCAGCGCATGAACACGAGAAGCCACTAAGGGAAGACGACCTTCGTGCAAATTCATGGAGGAACGGAAGCGAGATGAGTCTTCTCATGGGAGCTCGCTCGACCATGCACATGCACGTACGTGTGCATGCATGGAGAGTCTGATTTTCGGGGGAAGAAAATTGGAAGGGAAGGAGTATACAGGAGCGATACATATGATTATATATCCTAATAACATAGATTAGATAATGCATGCACGGGTGCACGCTTGTTCCGGCTGTTCAGCTTCACGGCTTCCCGCCGGACGCagcgccggcgtcgaccttgacgggccggacggcggcggcgtcgccgccgccgttcgcggaggccagcgcggcggcggcggcggcggggcggacggcCTGCCTGGCGAGGAGCGAGGccggggaggtggtggtggtggtggcggaggagaTGGCGGAGGCGAGGGAGATGGGCATGAGGCAGAGGCCCTTCCCCTGCAGGTACTGCATGGCCGTGCCCatgtcctcctccatcatcttggcCACCTGATGCTCCGTCACCCGCAGCCCGCTGCCCCCTCCTCCACCGCCCCCGTTCTCGCCTCCGCCGTTCGCCTTggcggccgcggccgccgcgctGTTCCCGCCGCCGTTGCTGCTCTTCGCGCTGCTGTTCGCCTGCATTACGTTCGACGTGGACGCGTCTCAGAATCCATCGAGCGACCCGCATGCAATTTACTACTACGTACTCGTACGTAACAGACTTATCGATCAGGATTGGACTTACCTCGGAGGACATGCTGGCCACCAGTGGCGCCATGCCGGCCGCCCCGCCCAGCCGGCTCATGCtcagaaccttgacttggagctgcagGAACTTGACGTAGTCGATGATCTCGTCCAGCATCGACGCCTTGTCAGTCTGCACACGGCCATCTCATCAGTAACCAGACACCTCTTCTAACTATTCTACCACGGCGCAGAGATTTTCTACGCGAAGCGGCTCGATTTCAGCACGATCATAtccggattttttttcaaaactatgacgtattttgtagcaatttcggaaactatagcacataatgaaaaaaatgcaaaactaTGACCCTGTCGGCCACGTGCAGGCCGAAAAGGTAGTTTTCGGCCAACTGTTGGCCGAAGTAGGGTTTTCGGCCTTGCCATGGCCGAAAAGTGGTTGAGCTGGCCGAAATGGCTGTTTTCGGTTGCTGTTTGGCCGAAAAGGTCTTTTTGGTCAAATGTAGGCCGAAATGTACTTTTTGGTCTACCCTAGGCCGAAAAGTACTTTTTGGTCTAGTGTAGGCCGAAAAGTCCCTTGGGCCCACCTTTCCGTTATCTGTTGGCCAATGTATTTTCCCACCAACCCCTTCccgccaactctttcccgccaaccctttcccacCACCCCCTTCCCGCCACCCCCTTCccgccaactctttcccgccaaccccttcccgctttatggattgaggagagccaggacgaagatgatatcttcatgccccgcttccgggttctgcatcgtcgaagggcaagagttcttcatcgtcCAAGGGCAAGAGTTCTCCATCCTCGAAGGGCAATAGTTCTGCATCGACGGATGGCAAAAGGAccacatcgtcgaagggcaagagggctgcatcaacgaaggggttggcgggaaaatACATTGGCCAATAATTAACGGAAAAAGGTGGCCCAAGGGACTTTTCGGCCTAAACTTGACCAAAAAGTCCTTTTCGGCCTATGATTGACCAACAAGTACTTTTCGGCCTACACTAGGCCAAAAAGTCCTTTTCAGCCAAAGGGTGGCCGAAAACACCCCTCTTCGGCCAGCTTTGCATCTTTTCGGCCAAGGCATGGCCGAAAACCCTATTTCGGCCTAGAGGTGGCCGAAAACACCCTTTTCGGCCAACACCTGGCCGACAGGGTGCTAGACTTAATATTTCTCCAAAGCATGTTGTAGTTTCCGAATTTGCTTCAAATAACgagatagttttgaaaaaaaatctcatATCCGGGCATTGACCGGAGTAATTATGACTACCGGACTAGAAGGGCATGGCAGATCGAGCAAGACAGGGCATCCAATGCGCCCATGTGCCCATTCAGTGCGCGCCGCATTTGTCTCTCATCCTGGCCGTCAGCTGCCTCAGTTCTTCAGCTAGTCGAAGAGCCAAGGCTGCGTTCGTCTATCTCAAAAAAAGAAGTTCTTTGGTCCAAAGTTTCTCCAGCACGAGCAAGTCCCCGGGACTCGACACGTGCGGCGTCGCATCCCCTGTGCTGCGCACGCTTCGACGGCGCACACATCACATCACATCATGGCGTGACCTGTGAGCTAGACAGGAGCAACGCCGCACCCTCGCTCACCAACCGGCCGGCCGGCGTGCCCTCTTCCGCACTGCTACCATACAGACCCACTACAAGCATAAACGGGCCAGCATCCCGTCCAGGCGTCCACCCCCACTCGCCGGGAGAGATTCCTGGCTTTCTGGCTGATGGGAAACGCAGGAATTTTCTACGTGATACAGTTCGATCGATGACAGATTCTCGTCGGGGATGTGATTGTTTTACCTTGTTGGCGTTGGGGACCAGCTCCTGCAGCGACTTCATCCGCTCCGCGATCCTCTCCCGCCGGAGCTGCATGGATGCGTATGCCAGGCACGGCAAAGTTCAGGGCAAAAAAGTCGTATGAATTTCGATTTGATTAGAAGCACAAGCACAGGCATAGCATAGGAACAGAACAGTTCCTGCTGCCATCTACTGTAAAATACTAGCATCAGTCACGCagcagatccaaaaagagagatgaAATTTGCAGAGAATATATACGTTGGAGGATGGGAAGACTTCGGGGTTGCTGTTGGTGTGCACCGGCATGTCGGGTTTTTTAAAATTTCAGAGGGAATGGGGGAGGGCGGGAGTGGGAGTGGCATGCATACACGTTCGGCGATGCTGTGCGGGTCGGTGGCCTGCCCTCGCCTCGCCCGCACGCGCGTCTGCCGCGGCGGGGCCGCGCCGCCGCCAGAGGAAGCGGGCGCCGTCGTGCCTCCGCTCGCTGCCGGCCCTCCTCCGAAGCTCTGCCCCGACATTGAACCTCCCTGCGCGACCGATCAGAGAACAGATGATTGCATTAGTGGATGCTGCATCACACGTACGGCTGTGTGTGGATCGTAGTTTGCACAGGCGCACGTTCTTACCTGGCCAAACGGCGGCTGCACGGCGGTGCCGCCGCCATGCACCCCAAATCCGTTGAACAGCGCGTGGTCGCCTCcctgcatgcacgcacgcacgcgagCGCACAAGACGAATCCATGTCAACGGAAAATTTGACTAGAGAAATCAAGAACGACAGAGAGAGAGCAGCGATGAAGAAGGATCCTACCGTGCCATTGGGCGACTTGAAGCCGCCGTCCATCTCCTCTCGAGACTGCGGGGGTGACCGGTCCGCGAACAGCGGCAGCGGCGAGAACCCCGTGCCGCCGCTCTCCTCGCCGCCGAGGCCCTGCCGCTGGAGGTCGGTGAGCTGCAGCATGACCGGCTTCTCTCCCCCGATCTGGTGCTGCCGGAGCCTGGACGCGAGCAGCGTCGACTCGTCGAAGGCGCCGAGGTCCTCGGCGCCCGCCGCGATCTCCCAGGGCGACTTCCCGCCGGCGCCCAGGTCGCCCCACGCGGAGGGCAGCGTGGACAGCATCTGGTCGAAGAAGTCGTCCTGcgcaccgccgcccccgccgccgtcgccgccggccaTCGATCGGTCTCGCGCGCGGGTGCCGGCCGGCCGGGCTGACGAGTAAATGCGCTCGCGAGAAGGCAGGAGGAGAGAGTATGGAGGAGGACAGGCGAACTAGCTTCGCTACGTGCGCGCCTTTATAATCGCGTGGTACGTGCCAATTTTCAAATGGAAAATTAACTGAACTCAGTTCGTGCAACTCTTTGGCGTTTATATACTGATGATCTTCTGTCTGCTTTTATTGACTTTGCTCAAGAGCTGCAACTACAGATGGTATAAACTTGGCATTTGAGTTTTTTTTTTGGTCAGGGCCAAGCGTTTTTCCGGAGTGGCGGCTAGGGCGTACCCCTCTCTGTAAGCATCACCCGCGAGCCCATAAATTCGTCTCCCTTTTGCCCTTGACGACGAGGAAAATCCATGCTTCGGCTCGGCTATTCATTCCCGATGTTGGCAAACTATTCATTCTGGCCGACCGAAAATGCTAGACCTACCTACGGCTGTTACGTGATTTACGTAAACTTCCATTTCATCTAACTAAACACTCCTCCCCGATTCTTAGGGTGGGCCCTAGCCTCCACTAATGTCCAATCAAAGACAGCCAAATCATCCCATACGTAAGGTACGTAAAAACCTTTTCGTAGGTGTAGCATTGCTCCTGGCCGACCGACAAACGATAGTGCGGGTTATACCGCTTACTCGCTAGCGACGCACATGGTGGGCCATGCGCCCTGCGTTACACGCAGTCTGCCTCGTACCATGCACCGTCTTATTCTCTGGTGCCCGTGATACACGTTCGCCCAAAAGGAGTTGCTCCAAATGGCTTCCTTTGCTGGGATATTGGTTGATTTCCAGCAGAATATGTATATTCTTGCACATTAATAGGGTAaaaaagttttcttctcttttgaaGGATTAGTGTTAGAAAGATATAAGAATTATCGAAAACCTTTTGAAACCACATCAAAACCCTCTTATAAAAGTGACAAAATATCAAGCCATCGAGTCCCCAAGCCAAGTCTTGCTCGTCCTCAAGCAATTAAGAAATAAGAAGAACGAAAATGTTTTACGGAGTCATGGTTCAGCCGAACCCACGCTCGGCACCATTCATTTCTAGACAATATTCATAAGGATCCATGCATGGTTGACTAAAAAATGCAGTTGTCATGCATGTCTATTCATGAGGATCCGTGCATAGTTGATAAAAAATGCAATTGACATGCATGTCACAGATCCACATGTAGTAGGATGTTAAATCTTACGGCATAGACCATAGGTTCGGCCGAATCATGGTCCTGAATCACGTCTCTCATAATAAGAATGAAAGGGAGATTGACAAATGAGTAAAGCGTTTTACTAGCTCGTGAAGATGTAACATACCCATTCTCACAAATCCTGCAATCTTAATTAAGAGAATAGTTGCATTTGAATGATTGCACTTCACAAGTAAAGCTTGATAGTTAACTAGGTGCAGAGCAAGCAAATACGTATTCTCTCATGAATAGATTTTGCATTTTAGATCTTTCCAAAACATGGACATAACCAAGGGGTTTTGGGTAGAAGAAAACATAGTACTCAAGTATCTAATTAACACCCACTCACACCGCCTAAGCAGTCAATCATTGTCCGTTGAAACTTCTATCATTGGTGACGGTATTATGCCGTTATTTTGTTGTGGCTTCGAGTTGAATATATGGACCAAAAGTTGTCTCTTTCGAGTGTACGATCTGTATTCGGTTTTTGCACATACACACACTCTCAAAGAAAGTCGAATTATATTCGCTACAGTGTTGCCACTGCAACGTTAACAGACTCATAGCCAAAATCTGAGCTGAAGCTTTGTTGAACCGCTTGTTGGCCAGCGGAGTGTCCTCGGCATAAACCCAAGAGAGGAGATGAAGTCACAATTATGCGCGTAAAGCAAAAAATCATGACGGGTCATGGAACATGCAAAAAGCTATCAAGCATGTATTGCAAAACAGGTTTGGGCATAACCTCGATCACCTCAAATTTTCATTCCTCTAGAAAAATCTATCATTCGGTACCATCAAGCCAATCAAATTAAGTACTATGGAGTTGGCTGTCATATGTGCTAATTCTCTTCAAAATACAAGCCCCCAAGTTTTCTTTTAAAACTTTTTCTTTCTGTCTCACTGGACTTTCCAATTAAAACAATGCTTAATATCAAAGTTTCACTAGCAAGACTTGGAATGGGAACTGGAACTACATGATAATAAGCTAATGCGGGGAATGAAGTTTAAGTGCAACCAGCCAAATAAAAGTATTAACTTAATTAAACTTGCGAGAAAAGTAAGTATTTGTATATTATACCTTTCATGCTGGCTTGTGGAGTCATGTCTCTGCTCGTTCTTCCCATTTCCAAACTGCTAGCTACCTCGAATCTATAGGCTCATAAAAAGAAAATAccaccaaaaaaaattccaagagatAAAATTGAAAGTTCCACGAAGACATCCATCAAAATAGGGGTAGTTCTCGACAAACTCTATAGATCAGCTAGTTGTCCCCTACAACGCTCTTGTCAATAATTAGGGGATATGGAAGCTCAAAACCCCATTAAAAGTGAAGATATTTCTTTGGTATCTTTGCAAGTGgcatttttttttacaaaagaCACTTTCGCAAAGCGTACTTGGCATGGAAGTAAGGCGACACTCACTGAGTTAGTTTTCTTTGTTTGTTGTTTGTGCCTGGTGCCGCCTCTCTATCCCCCCTTGAGTCCTACACACAGCGCCACCGTCCCAATCTCTTTGCCTCTCTTTGTACTATTCCTGATATATATCTAATACTCTCCCGGTCTCGAATTACTTatcatagaaatggatgtatctagaactaagaatacgtctagatgcatccatttctacaacaagtaattccggacggaagaGTAGAAGTTATGGGTCCTTCAGGAACCCCAATGTTCAAAAAAGATGGAAGTAGGCAATATTGTTAATGTCACAAAGATGAAACAATTAAATTTAAATGCAAGTTCGCTCATGCTACTTGGCCTACCATTCATGTGTCTTCTAATTTGTGTCTATGTTGTAGGGTCTCAAATATGTTTGGTAACCGGCTACATAACATCAATGCAAAACTTATAAATCCTCGTAGGGCGATGGCACTTCGTTGTCACTTTGGATGTAGATAAATGATGTAGTCTTTAACAAAAAGAAACTCTCCCTCTTATGTGGTTCCGTCTTGTAAATTCTCCGACAACTATAGCTGCATGACTTGCTTATGGCACCATGTATGCATATGGAGCAGGTGACCAAAAGGAATTTATGCATCATGGATGACAGTTTAGTCTTTGGATCGGCCCTCTATCACCTTGGCTACTTAAATTCCTTTCCGGTTCCACCTTACATCTACTACTCCCTTTTTTGtttgactagtaaggtacacgtgcattgcacgcataagatttggtaaccaaattatgaatagaTATCACATTAtatcatgtaagctttgagtcatatacgtATGatatagatgttcatttaattcttatagttcatctcattcaaaatcaattagttttataaaaaaactattctaagattcatggaattgtgcattgtaaagcataaagtaaaaataaatagtggcaattcatttagaaaaaaaagtttgggcaattaagatatgaaagattgtagaacaaaggagaagtgtttgtgttttgaggtttgtgcattatgcttaagttcaaccatggagtcttctagattgtacatgtgacaGAATCTGGTggcatgtagatgatatccaacggccagtaatgctcggatttgccatctttgtaccgtcag
This portion of the Triticum dicoccoides isolate Atlit2015 ecotype Zavitan chromosome 7A, WEW_v2.0, whole genome shotgun sequence genome encodes:
- the LOC119330845 gene encoding bHLH transcription factor RHL1-like, producing the protein MAGGDGGGGGGAQDDFFDQMLSTLPSAWGDLGAGGKSPWEIAAGAEDLGAFDESTLLASRLRQHQIGGEKPVMLQLTDLQRQGLGGEESGGTGFSPLPLFADRSPPQSREEMDGGFKSPNGTGGDHALFNGFGVHGGGTAVQPPFGQGGSMSGQSFGGGPAASGGTTAPASSGGGAAPPRQTRVRARRGQATDPHSIAERLRRERIAERMKSLQELVPNANKTDKASMLDEIIDYVKFLQLQVKVLSMSRLGGAAGMAPLVASMSSEANSSAKSSNGGGNSAAAAAAKANGGGENGGGGGGGSGLRVTEHQVAKMMEEDMGTAMQYLQGKGLCLMPISLASAISSATTTTTSPASLLARQAVRPAAAAAALASANGGGDAAAVRPVKVDAGAASGGKP